A genome region from Microcella alkaliphila includes the following:
- a CDS encoding RidA family protein, with the protein MSALDARLAELGITIPEVAAPVAAYVPATVSGQLVFTAGQLPFVDGSLPATGKVGAEVGAERAAELAGTAVLNALAAVKSVIGSLDRVTRIVKVTGFVASDPSFSGQPAVLNGASTLLGDIFGDIGVHSRSAVGVAVLPLDAPVEVELVVEFA; encoded by the coding sequence ATGAGCGCTCTGGATGCTCGCCTCGCCGAGCTCGGAATCACCATCCCCGAGGTGGCCGCCCCGGTCGCCGCCTACGTTCCGGCGACCGTGTCGGGTCAGCTGGTGTTTACCGCCGGCCAGCTCCCGTTCGTGGACGGCAGCCTGCCGGCCACGGGCAAGGTGGGTGCCGAGGTCGGCGCTGAGCGCGCTGCCGAGCTCGCCGGCACCGCCGTCTTGAACGCGCTGGCGGCGGTGAAGAGCGTGATCGGCTCGCTCGACCGCGTGACCCGCATCGTGAAGGTCACGGGGTTCGTCGCCTCAGACCCGAGTTTCTCGGGCCAGCCCGCCGTGCTCAACGGCGCAAGCACGCTGCTCGGCGACATCTTCGGCGACATCGGCGTGCACTCCCGCAGCGCTGTGGGCGTTGCGGTGCTGCCGCTCGACGCCCCCGTCGAGGTCGAGCTGGTCGTCGAGTTCGCGTAG
- a CDS encoding sensor histidine kinase, whose amino-acid sequence MPLGLPPHLASSTASLAVVRAGHAAAAACLVAAAAVVVTLQITLPEITVWPALIMLAPMIGLLVLLDRSPSAFIGAGYLFVGGTCIAWFTVIGTAQLGTVPRTDDFMVGLVKSAVILIVGVGPGILRAVAWTTAGLLVAEVSSAVVIVALDANWTPAPGPIILWAFLVAGLASLRLQRLRARTALPLLYRAVRDEMLAETRRGFERRATALVHDTVLNDLALIAQHDEGPLRPGVAESISADLATLVGEDWLAEDPDDTPVEAADFARMLADATAGELAVAVSGDLAVLDRIERDARAEFLRAIGQALVNVRRHAGVAEAEVVIGAGHEDVSAMIVDAGCGFEPSPGGDGRLGVGMSILARMEAIGGEAQVWSREGSGTTVALRVPATRPAPVVASGDGAP is encoded by the coding sequence GTGCCCCTCGGGTTGCCTCCGCACCTCGCGAGCTCGACCGCGTCGCTCGCCGTTGTGCGCGCCGGGCACGCCGCCGCGGCCGCCTGTCTTGTGGCCGCGGCTGCCGTCGTCGTGACCCTGCAGATCACGTTGCCCGAGATCACCGTGTGGCCGGCCCTTATCATGCTCGCGCCCATGATCGGCTTACTCGTTCTTCTCGATCGCAGCCCGTCGGCGTTCATTGGCGCGGGCTACCTCTTCGTCGGGGGCACCTGCATTGCTTGGTTCACGGTCATCGGCACTGCTCAGCTCGGCACGGTGCCCCGCACCGACGACTTCATGGTGGGGCTGGTGAAGTCGGCGGTGATCTTGATCGTCGGTGTCGGGCCGGGAATCCTGCGCGCCGTGGCGTGGACCACCGCGGGCCTCCTCGTCGCCGAGGTGTCGTCGGCCGTGGTCATCGTCGCACTCGATGCGAACTGGACTCCGGCGCCGGGGCCGATCATCCTCTGGGCGTTCCTCGTTGCAGGCCTCGCCTCGCTTCGCCTGCAGCGCCTTCGCGCGCGCACGGCGCTTCCCCTGCTGTATCGGGCGGTGCGCGACGAGATGTTGGCGGAAACCCGACGCGGTTTCGAACGCCGTGCGACCGCGCTCGTGCACGACACCGTGCTGAACGACCTCGCCCTGATCGCGCAGCACGACGAAGGCCCGCTCCGGCCCGGCGTGGCCGAGTCGATCTCTGCCGACCTCGCGACGCTCGTGGGCGAGGACTGGCTCGCCGAGGATCCCGACGACACGCCCGTCGAGGCCGCCGACTTCGCCCGGATGCTCGCTGACGCCACCGCGGGCGAACTCGCGGTCGCCGTCTCGGGCGACCTCGCCGTGCTCGATCGCATCGAAAGGGATGCGCGTGCGGAGTTCCTGCGCGCCATCGGCCAGGCGCTCGTCAACGTCCGCCGCCACGCCGGGGTCGCCGAGGCAGAGGTGGTGATCGGCGCGGGTCACGAGGACGTGTCGGCGATGATCGTCGATGCAGGCTGCGGGTTCGAGCCATCGCCGGGAGGGGATGGTCGTCTGGGTGTCGGCATGAGCATCCTGGCTCGCATGGAGGCGATCGGCGGCGAGGCCCAGGTGTGGTCGCGCGAGGGAAGCGGAACGACGGTCGCCCTCCGGGTGCCCGCCACGAGGCCCGCACCCGTCGTCGCGTCGGGGGACGGTGCCCCGTGA
- a CDS encoding response regulator transcription factor, whose protein sequence is MDTRAFPHARVRLAILDDHELLLDSLSSWISANAPDFDLVLTAPTWFELVQSEQFPTDLVLLDFQLQEPVSIEARVRTCRAAGAKVIVLTSLDTDESRQRAFDAGASAFLTKTMPLGEVMETARRVMGLESSPEQPRDWRPLPSGATRHARPKLSQSEGEALALYASGLSTNEVATRMNVQYETAKTYLRRVRDKYARAGRPASTKSELIRRAAEDGYLQ, encoded by the coding sequence ATGGACACTAGGGCGTTCCCGCACGCTCGCGTGCGCCTGGCTATCCTCGACGACCACGAGCTGCTGCTCGACAGTCTTTCGTCGTGGATCAGCGCGAACGCACCCGACTTCGATCTCGTGCTGACCGCGCCCACCTGGTTCGAGCTCGTGCAGAGCGAGCAGTTCCCGACCGACCTGGTGCTGCTTGACTTCCAGCTGCAGGAGCCGGTGTCGATCGAGGCGCGCGTGCGCACCTGTCGTGCTGCCGGCGCGAAGGTGATCGTCTTGACGAGCCTCGACACGGATGAGTCGCGCCAGCGGGCGTTCGATGCCGGCGCTTCCGCGTTCCTCACGAAGACGATGCCGCTCGGCGAGGTGATGGAGACGGCGCGTCGGGTGATGGGCCTCGAGTCGTCGCCCGAGCAGCCCCGCGATTGGCGGCCGCTGCCGTCGGGCGCCACACGCCACGCTCGCCCCAAGCTTTCGCAGAGCGAGGGCGAGGCGCTTGCCCTGTACGCGAGCGGCCTGTCGACCAATGAGGTCGCCACCCGCATGAACGTGCAGTACGAGACGGCGAAGACCTACCTGCGCCGAGTGCGCGACAAGTACGCGCGCGCGGGGCGACCTGCGTCGACGAAGTCTGAACTGATCCGGCGAGCCGCCGAGGACGGATACCTCCAGTAA
- a CDS encoding LamB/YcsF family protein: protein MPAIDLNSDLGEGWAGIAVADDDAMLQLVTSANLACGGHAGDADARRNAVRAAVDAGVVIGAHPSYVDREGFGRRAMDVPGPVLERQIREQLEALLDTCDGIPGAVVRYLKPHGALYSRILADADQADAVARVAAEFELPVLALAGVPGSAIQRACDRRFVDIVGEAFADRAYASDGTLVARGTFGAVLDDADAVRARAVRLATEHLIDTIDGGTLHLDAQSLCVHGDTRDAVALAQGVRAGLDDAGVDVRPFLSPS, encoded by the coding sequence ATGCCCGCGATCGACCTGAACAGCGACCTCGGCGAGGGCTGGGCCGGCATCGCGGTCGCCGACGATGACGCGATGCTGCAGCTCGTGACGAGCGCGAACCTCGCCTGCGGCGGGCACGCCGGCGACGCGGATGCGCGGAGGAACGCCGTGCGCGCGGCCGTTGACGCTGGCGTGGTCATCGGCGCGCACCCGTCCTACGTCGACCGGGAGGGCTTCGGGCGTCGCGCGATGGATGTTCCCGGGCCCGTGCTGGAACGGCAGATTCGCGAGCAGCTCGAGGCGCTGCTCGACACGTGTGACGGGATTCCGGGTGCCGTCGTGCGCTATCTCAAGCCGCACGGAGCGCTCTACTCGCGCATCCTCGCCGACGCCGACCAGGCCGACGCCGTCGCCCGGGTGGCCGCCGAGTTCGAGCTTCCCGTGCTCGCCCTCGCCGGGGTGCCGGGGTCGGCGATTCAGCGCGCGTGCGACCGCCGCTTCGTCGACATCGTTGGTGAAGCCTTCGCCGATCGGGCATATGCCTCCGACGGCACGCTTGTTGCGCGCGGTACCTTCGGAGCCGTTCTGGATGACGCCGACGCCGTGCGGGCGCGGGCTGTGCGCCTCGCCACCGAGCACCTCATCGACACGATCGACGGCGGCACGCTGCACCTCGACGCGCAGAGCCTCTGCGTGCACGGCGACACGCGTGACGCCGTCGCGCTCGCCCAGGGCGTTAGGGCGGGACTCGACGATGCGGGAGTCGACGTGCGACCGTTCCTCTCCCCCTCATGA
- a CDS encoding transglycosylase domain-containing protein: protein MSAQNSSPAGALGAFAGMIGLSAIIGLLTTIMVTPAIAVTGMAANNTIGIFDSLPEYIRIDPLSQRNELYAQVSNDPEDGYVKIADVFSENREEVDYDQIAETVIQATLAAEDRRFYTHGGIDPQGIVRAALGNFAAGDITGGGSTLTQQLVKNIFINQAIQQFPPGEERNEAVRAAQETTLERKLNEAKLAIGLEKQYTKDEIMLAYLNIAGFGGNTYGIEAAAQLYFGITAAELNVAQAASLIAIVQQPSARSLLSEENYQRNQDRRDFIIRGMYDEGFISAAERDEALNTPVDAEFVTLSTPRSGCIAADEYARHMCDYIVNLIPELESLGATPEERETAWRQGGYELYTTLDMSLQRVAQDTVWSVVPADAVGETGNGIPYDIGGASVSVEANTGRILTMAQNKRFDNSLEGGGVTTSAVNFNTDFPYGGSRGFQTGSTYKIFALVEWLESGRGLQEFIDGSRSRFEPATFTDSCNGPWSGEVWEPRNFAGAGGGVMSVLQATVNSVNTSFAAIAQQLDLCAIGETAQRLGVQRADGGPLQTNPSAVLGTNEISPLSMAAAFGAIQNGGWYCEPIAVDKLIDRNGTELPGQVPDCRQAIDSDVAAATTFAMREVVTRGTGRLSNPGGDVPVVGKTGTSDNARHTWMVGGSTRIGTASWVGNITGEFVVSNLPNGTNLRHEIFRPIMGAANAAYGGDPIPEVPDRLLRGQGVNVPNVNGQNPDTARSIIEGLGFRFAISETRADSSVPEGLIANQNPAPGIFLSLGSTVTVQLSAGNQAVVPDVVSPGYTLEEARAVLEGAGFGNISVRCETIRREPGPPPREDEGDDEGEEIIEDPVDPRPSPGNNIVIDQSVAAGDTVNRNTPVRLTVQRDSCR, encoded by the coding sequence ATGTCTGCCCAGAATTCTTCGCCCGCCGGCGCACTGGGGGCGTTCGCCGGCATGATCGGCCTGAGCGCCATCATCGGCTTGCTCACCACGATCATGGTGACCCCCGCCATCGCGGTCACCGGTATGGCGGCCAACAACACCATCGGTATTTTCGACAGCCTGCCCGAGTACATTCGCATCGATCCCCTGTCGCAGCGCAACGAACTGTACGCGCAGGTCAGCAACGATCCGGAAGACGGCTACGTCAAGATCGCCGACGTCTTCAGTGAGAACCGTGAAGAGGTCGACTACGACCAGATCGCCGAGACGGTCATCCAGGCCACGCTGGCGGCCGAAGACCGCCGCTTCTACACCCACGGCGGCATCGACCCGCAAGGAATTGTGCGCGCGGCCCTCGGCAACTTCGCCGCGGGCGACATCACGGGCGGTGGGTCGACGCTCACCCAGCAGCTCGTGAAGAACATCTTCATCAACCAGGCGATTCAGCAGTTCCCGCCGGGCGAAGAGCGCAACGAAGCCGTGCGTGCGGCGCAAGAGACGACGCTGGAGCGCAAGCTGAACGAGGCGAAGCTCGCGATCGGCCTCGAAAAGCAATACACCAAAGACGAGATCATGCTCGCCTACCTCAATATCGCCGGTTTCGGGGGCAACACCTACGGCATCGAGGCCGCCGCGCAGCTGTACTTCGGCATCACCGCCGCCGAGCTCAACGTCGCGCAAGCGGCAAGCCTGATCGCGATTGTGCAACAACCAAGCGCGCGTTCACTACTGAGTGAAGAAAATTACCAGCGCAACCAGGATCGCCGAGACTTCATCATTCGCGGCATGTACGACGAAGGTTTCATCAGCGCTGCCGAACGTGACGAGGCGCTCAACACGCCGGTCGACGCCGAGTTCGTCACCCTGTCAACCCCGCGCTCTGGCTGCATCGCAGCCGACGAGTATGCCCGGCACATGTGTGACTACATCGTCAACCTGATTCCCGAGCTCGAGTCGCTCGGGGCGACGCCCGAGGAGCGCGAGACCGCGTGGCGTCAGGGCGGGTACGAGCTGTACACGACGCTCGACATGTCGCTTCAGCGCGTGGCTCAAGACACGGTGTGGAGCGTTGTACCGGCCGATGCCGTGGGTGAAACCGGCAACGGCATCCCCTATGACATCGGTGGCGCCAGCGTCTCAGTCGAAGCGAACACGGGGCGCATCTTGACGATGGCGCAGAACAAGCGGTTCGACAACAGTCTCGAAGGCGGGGGCGTGACGACCAGCGCCGTGAACTTCAACACCGACTTCCCGTACGGCGGCTCCCGCGGCTTCCAGACCGGATCGACCTACAAGATTTTCGCTCTCGTCGAATGGCTGGAATCAGGTCGAGGCCTCCAAGAGTTCATCGACGGGTCGCGCAGTCGCTTCGAGCCGGCCACCTTCACCGACTCGTGCAATGGCCCGTGGAGTGGCGAGGTCTGGGAGCCGCGCAACTTCGCCGGCGCTGGCGGCGGCGTGATGAGCGTGCTGCAGGCGACGGTCAACTCGGTCAACACGTCGTTTGCCGCGATTGCCCAGCAACTCGACCTCTGCGCCATCGGCGAGACGGCTCAGCGTCTGGGCGTGCAGAGGGCTGACGGCGGACCCCTGCAGACCAACCCGTCGGCGGTGCTCGGCACGAACGAGATTTCGCCGCTCAGCATGGCTGCAGCGTTCGGCGCGATCCAGAACGGCGGCTGGTACTGCGAGCCGATCGCCGTCGACAAACTCATTGACCGCAATGGAACGGAGTTACCCGGCCAGGTGCCGGATTGCCGACAGGCCATCGATTCCGACGTCGCCGCCGCAACCACCTTCGCGATGCGCGAGGTTGTGACGCGCGGAACCGGTCGGCTCTCAAACCCCGGGGGCGACGTGCCCGTCGTCGGCAAAACGGGGACCAGCGACAACGCCCGCCACACCTGGATGGTCGGCGGCTCGACCCGCATCGGCACAGCCTCATGGGTGGGCAACATCACCGGCGAGTTCGTCGTGAGCAACCTGCCGAACGGCACAAACCTCCGGCACGAGATCTTCCGCCCGATCATGGGGGCGGCGAACGCCGCCTACGGCGGGGACCCGATCCCCGAGGTTCCCGACCGCCTGCTGCGCGGTCAGGGCGTGAATGTGCCCAACGTGAATGGCCAAAACCCCGACACTGCACGGAGCATCATCGAAGGCCTCGGCTTCCGATTCGCGATCAGCGAGACACGCGCCGACTCGTCAGTGCCCGAAGGTCTCATCGCCAACCAGAACCCGGCGCCGGGCATCTTCCTGAGTCTCGGAAGCACCGTGACTGTCCAGCTCAGCGCGGGCAACCAGGCCGTCGTACCCGATGTTGTCAGTCCGGGCTACACCCTGGAAGAGGCACGAGCCGTACTGGAGGGTGCCGGATTCGGCAACATCAGCGTTCGCTGCGAGACAATTCGACGCGAGCCCGGCCCGCCGCCTCGTGAAGACGAGGGCGACGACGAGGGCGAGGAGATCATCGAAGATCCGGTTGACCCAAGACCCTCGCCCGGCAACAACATTGTGATCGACCAGAGCGTCGCTGCCGGAGATACTGTGAACCGCAACACGCCCGTGCGCCTGACGGTGCAACGAGACAGTTGCCGATGA
- a CDS encoding 5-oxoprolinase/urea amidolyase family protein, with amino-acid sequence MRLLSYGDRALLVECDDLAGARRAYRTLTARRFGGVTELVPGGRTVLVRADTRVTGLTHLAHWVRSVLDGTDEPDSSRGEGARCVAPGGDAPGGAVVSIPVVYDGEDLADVASAWGCSVDEVVARHAATEWVCAFVGFAPGFPYLVPAGADGRPKALPPVPRRATSRQRVPAGAVALAAEYCGVYPRESPGGWQLIGRTDAVLWDARREPPALVTAGTRVRFEPVRAVVRDVSQESSDTRAGSTGVGGRADGRTPEKRHGHASEVERTDGKERDEGAAVLRVLEPGALTLVQDLGRPGLAAIGVGASGAFDRAAHRLANRLVGNDECAAGLEILLGGAALALPAGAWIAVTGADGPVTLDEAPVAHAHPVRAERDGAVLRIGPAARGVRSYVAVRGGIAVESVLGSRSRDTLAALGPDPVSAGDELIVGGAVTGPVPAVDLVPVDASGIDHAELDVRPGPRLDWFTRDSWHRMLETEWTVSVRADRTGVRLDGPTLDRVPAVVDRELASEGMTAGAIQVSPDGVPTILGPDHPVTGGYPVIAVVTDDTLDRLAQLRPGTHVRLRLATGRP; translated from the coding sequence ATGAGATTGCTGTCGTACGGCGACCGCGCTCTGCTGGTCGAGTGCGATGACCTCGCCGGCGCGAGGCGGGCATACCGGACCCTTACTGCCCGACGCTTTGGTGGCGTCACCGAACTCGTACCGGGCGGCCGCACCGTCCTCGTCCGGGCCGACACCCGGGTGACGGGGCTGACACACCTCGCCCACTGGGTGCGGAGCGTGCTGGACGGGACAGACGAACCCGATTCATCGCGTGGTGAGGGGGCGCGCTGTGTCGCGCCTGGAGGCGACGCGCCGGGCGGGGCTGTGGTGAGCATCCCGGTTGTCTACGACGGCGAGGATCTCGCGGACGTCGCCTCAGCGTGGGGGTGCAGTGTCGACGAGGTCGTGGCGCGGCACGCCGCAACCGAGTGGGTGTGCGCGTTCGTGGGGTTCGCACCCGGGTTTCCGTATCTCGTGCCCGCTGGCGCGGACGGCAGGCCCAAGGCACTTCCACCCGTGCCACGACGGGCGACCTCGCGGCAGCGGGTTCCGGCGGGCGCTGTCGCGCTCGCTGCCGAGTATTGCGGCGTGTACCCACGCGAGTCTCCCGGAGGCTGGCAACTGATCGGCCGCACTGATGCCGTGCTGTGGGATGCGCGGCGCGAGCCGCCCGCACTCGTCACGGCGGGCACGCGCGTGCGGTTCGAGCCGGTACGGGCGGTCGTGCGTGACGTTTCTCAGGAGTCGAGCGACACGAGGGCAGGAAGTACGGGAGTCGGTGGCCGCGCAGATGGCCGAACTCCTGAGAAACGTCACGGGCACGCGTCAGAGGTGGAGCGGACCGACGGGAAAGAGCGAGACGAGGGGGCCGCTGTGCTGCGGGTGCTCGAGCCCGGCGCACTCACGCTTGTGCAAGACCTGGGTCGCCCCGGCCTCGCCGCGATCGGCGTCGGCGCGAGCGGCGCCTTCGACCGCGCCGCGCACCGGCTCGCCAATCGTCTCGTCGGCAACGACGAGTGCGCGGCGGGCCTCGAGATCCTGCTGGGCGGCGCCGCGCTCGCACTCCCCGCCGGCGCGTGGATCGCGGTCACCGGCGCCGACGGCCCGGTCACACTCGACGAGGCGCCCGTCGCCCACGCCCACCCCGTGCGAGCCGAACGCGATGGTGCGGTGCTGCGCATCGGGCCGGCGGCACGCGGGGTGCGCTCCTACGTCGCGGTGCGCGGCGGCATCGCCGTGGAGTCCGTGCTTGGTTCACGCTCGCGGGACACCCTCGCCGCCCTGGGCCCCGATCCCGTCTCCGCGGGCGACGAGCTCATCGTCGGTGGCGCAGTCACCGGCCCGGTGCCCGCCGTCGACCTCGTGCCGGTGGACGCGTCGGGCATTGACCACGCAGAACTTGACGTGCGTCCTGGCCCCCGGCTCGACTGGTTCACCCGCGACTCCTGGCATCGCATGCTCGAGACGGAATGGACGGTGTCGGTGCGTGCCGATCGCACGGGCGTGCGCCTCGACGGGCCCACGCTCGACCGTGTGCCCGCCGTCGTCGACCGCGAGTTGGCCAGCGAGGGCATGACCGCGGGAGCCATTCAAGTCAGCCCGGACGGCGTCCCCACGATTCTCGGCCCCGACCACCCGGTGACGGGCGGCTATCCGGTCATCGCGGTCGTCACCGACGACACGCTCGACCGGCTCGCGCAGCTGCGCCCCGGCACGCACGTGCGGCTGCGGCTCGCCACCGGGCGCCCCTGA
- a CDS encoding metallophosphoesterase: MSAPAKAAAAVTLGVAAAAAVYATAIERRAYRVRTEIVPVLSPGADPIRVLHLSDLHLAPWQRDRIEWVRGLTSLKPDLIVSTGDLLGHTEALPALTEALMPFDGVPGAFVHGSNDYFAPTFKNPLRYLLGPSRGDADDVERLDVDALERLLGERLGWHGLNNDVGQLTINGSILDLVGVNDAHRGWDRLDVVPSLLDELREQDDDDTDDPAVTIGVTHAPYRRVLDTFTTQGADLIFAGHTHGGQVCLPGGRALVTNCDIPPEQARGLSLWYHAHRAAYLNVSAGLGHSIYAPVRFACPPEAVLVTLVGDDIGYA, encoded by the coding sequence ATGAGCGCACCGGCGAAGGCGGCGGCCGCCGTAACCCTCGGGGTTGCGGCGGCCGCCGCCGTCTACGCCACCGCGATTGAGCGCCGCGCCTACCGCGTGCGCACCGAAATCGTGCCCGTGCTATCGCCCGGCGCCGACCCGATTCGGGTCCTTCACCTCAGCGACCTTCACCTGGCGCCGTGGCAGCGCGATCGAATCGAGTGGGTTCGCGGCCTCACCTCCCTCAAGCCCGACCTCATCGTCTCCACGGGCGACCTGCTCGGGCACACCGAGGCACTCCCCGCCCTGACCGAGGCGCTGATGCCGTTCGACGGCGTGCCGGGAGCGTTCGTGCACGGGTCGAACGACTACTTCGCGCCCACCTTCAAGAACCCGCTGCGCTACCTACTCGGGCCCTCAAGGGGGGACGCCGACGACGTTGAGCGCCTCGATGTCGACGCGCTCGAACGCCTGCTCGGCGAGCGGCTCGGCTGGCACGGGCTCAACAACGATGTCGGCCAGCTCACCATCAACGGGTCGATCCTCGACCTCGTCGGCGTCAACGACGCCCACCGCGGATGGGATCGCCTCGACGTCGTGCCGTCACTGCTCGACGAACTGCGTGAACAGGACGACGACGACACTGACGACCCCGCTGTCACGATCGGCGTCACGCACGCCCCCTACCGGCGCGTGCTCGACACGTTCACCACCCAGGGTGCCGACCTGATCTTCGCGGGCCACACCCACGGCGGGCAGGTATGCCTGCCGGGCGGGCGCGCCCTCGTCACCAACTGTGACATTCCCCCTGAGCAAGCCCGGGGCCTCAGCCTCTGGTATCACGCACACCGCGCCGCCTACCTCAACGTCTCAGCCGGCCTCGGCCATTCGATCTACGCTCCCGTGCGCTTCGCCTGCCCGCCCGAGGCCGTGCTCGTGACACTCGTCGGCGACGACATCGGGTACGCTTGA
- a CDS encoding thymidine kinase — MAKLYFRYGAMNSGKSTALLQAAYNYEERGQRVLLAKPRIDTKGDQTVVSRLGVTRPVDFTVDLADDVYTVFQRQRAAVLRDEGRDVSCLLVDESQFLTPEQVDDLLRIAIRENIPVLAYGIRTDFQTVAFPGSRRLLEIAHSLEELKTICRCGRKAIFNGRTVDGRFIFAGDQVAIDGVDVAYESLCGSCYLDESGDTLASGRRAPVELDPDALGPDPDFS; from the coding sequence ATGGCGAAGCTGTACTTCCGGTACGGGGCGATGAACAGCGGCAAGTCGACGGCACTGCTGCAGGCGGCCTACAACTACGAAGAGCGCGGCCAGCGGGTGCTGCTCGCGAAACCACGCATCGACACGAAGGGCGACCAGACGGTCGTGTCGCGCCTCGGCGTGACCCGTCCGGTCGACTTCACGGTCGACCTCGCCGACGACGTCTACACGGTCTTTCAGCGACAACGCGCTGCCGTGCTGCGCGACGAGGGTCGCGACGTCTCCTGCCTGCTCGTTGACGAGTCGCAGTTCCTGACTCCCGAGCAGGTGGATGACCTGCTGCGCATCGCCATCCGCGAGAACATTCCGGTGCTCGCCTACGGCATCCGCACCGATTTTCAGACGGTGGCCTTCCCGGGAAGTCGGCGCCTGCTCGAGATCGCCCACTCGCTCGAAGAGTTGAAGACGATCTGCCGGTGCGGACGCAAAGCCATCTTCAACGGCAGAACGGTGGATGGTCGGTTCATCTTCGCGGGGGATCAGGTCGCCATCGACGGCGTCGACGTCGCATACGAGTCGCTGTGTGGATCGTGCTACCTCGACGAGTCGGGCGACACGCTCGCCTCGGGCAGACGCGCGCCGGTCGAGCTGGACCCCGACGCGCTCGGCCCCGACCCTGACTTCAGCTGA
- a CDS encoding bifunctional methylenetetrahydrofolate dehydrogenase/methenyltetrahydrofolate cyclohydrolase, with the protein MTAQILDGSATAATIKAELRSRVAALAERGVVPGLATVLVGDDPGSQWYVAGKHRDCAEVGIASIRRDLPESTTQAELEAVLDELNADPAVTGYIVQLPLPKHIDTDAILERVDPAKDADGLHPTNLGRLMLRAARDIDTPLPCTPRGVIELVERHGISWDGLDVVVIGRGVTVGRPIGSLLTRRAVNATVTLTHTGTRELGSHLRRADVIVAAAGVPGIVSAADVKPGAIVLDVGVSRVTDPETGKSRIAGDVADDVREVAAWVSPNPGGVGPMTRALLLANVVETAERQHQPA; encoded by the coding sequence GTGACGGCGCAGATCCTCGACGGGTCGGCGACCGCGGCGACGATCAAGGCCGAGCTGCGTTCGCGCGTCGCGGCCCTCGCCGAACGCGGCGTCGTGCCCGGGCTCGCGACCGTGCTCGTCGGCGACGACCCCGGATCGCAGTGGTATGTCGCGGGCAAGCACCGCGACTGCGCCGAGGTCGGCATTGCTTCGATCCGGCGTGACCTCCCCGAGTCGACGACCCAGGCGGAGCTGGAGGCGGTGCTCGACGAGCTCAACGCCGACCCGGCCGTCACCGGCTACATCGTGCAGCTGCCGCTGCCGAAGCACATCGACACCGACGCGATCCTCGAGCGCGTCGACCCCGCGAAAGATGCCGACGGGCTGCACCCGACGAACCTCGGGCGGCTCATGCTGCGCGCGGCGCGCGACATCGACACGCCCCTGCCGTGCACGCCGCGCGGCGTCATCGAACTGGTGGAGCGCCACGGCATCTCGTGGGACGGCCTCGACGTCGTCGTGATCGGGCGCGGCGTGACGGTCGGCCGTCCGATCGGCTCGCTGTTGACGCGTCGCGCCGTGAATGCCACCGTCACGCTGACCCACACGGGTACGCGCGAGCTCGGTTCTCACCTGCGCCGGGCCGACGTGATCGTCGCCGCGGCCGGCGTGCCGGGCATCGTGTCGGCCGCCGACGTGAAGCCAGGAGCGATCGTGCTCGACGTCGGGGTGTCGCGGGTCACCGACCCCGAGACCGGAAAGTCGCGCATCGCGGGCGACGTCGCCGACGACGTGCGCGAGGTCGCCGCGTGGGTGTCGCCGAACCCCGGCGGGGTCGGGCCGATGACCCGCGCTCTGCTGCTCGCCAACGTCGTCGAGACGGCCGAGCGACAGCACCAGCCAGCCTGA